The Verrucomicrobiota bacterium genome contains the following window.
TAAGGAAACCCAGCCTGTGGCCGCCAGTTCCGGTTGCATCTTCAAGAATCCCGGTGAGATTTCTGCCGGCAAACTGATCGACCAACTGGGACTCAAGAACAGCGCTATCGGAGGTGCCCGCGTCTCCGAAGTCCATGCGAACTTCATTGTCAATGACGGCGGCGCCACGGCCGCCGAGATCCTTGCCCTGATCAGGCGAATTCAGGATCAGGCCCGTCTGGAGCGCGGGATTGAGCTGGAGACTGAGGTTTCCATCATCGGTGAAGAACCGGAAGATCACGAAAATACCCATGACCACTGAATCATCCTTCGATCCCCGTAACCGTTGCCTTGTTGTTCTCAAGGGAGGCCCCGGTTCCGAGCGTGAGGTCTCTCTCCGCTCCGGTGCCTCCGTGGCCGCCGCACTCAGGAATGCCGGAGCGCATGTCGAGGAGATCGAGCTTGCAGGCACGGAGGTGGCTATTCCGGAAGGGACCGAACTTGTCTTCAATCTGATCCACGGAACCTTCGGCGAGGATGGAGGGCTCCAGCAAGTGCTCGACGAACGTGGTGTAGCTTACACGGGTGAGGGGGCCGAGCAGAGTCGTGTGGCCTTTGACAAGATCCTGACCAAGCAGGCTTTGGTAAAAGCCGGTGTGCCGACGCCTCGTTTCGAGATCTTGCGTGAAGGGTCGCCTCCCACGCTTCCCCTGCCAATCGTCATCAAGGCCCCACGTCAGGGATCGAGTGTCGGCGTTCATCTCATCCATGAGCCTTCTGGAATCGACCAGGCCCTTGCCGACTGCCTCCTTCACGGTGAGGAGATCCTTGTCGAGGAGCTGGTGACGGGAAGGGAACTGACCGTGGGCGTGATCGGCGATCAGGTGCTACCTGTGGTCGAGATCAGGCCGAACGAGGGATTTTACGACTACACCAACAAGTACACCAAGGGAGCCACGGAGTATCTGGTGCCAGCACCCCTCTCTTCCTCGGAGACAGAAGCCGTACAGGTAGTGGCGCTAGCCGCAGTGAGCGCTCTCGGGCTGAGCGTCTACAGCCGGGTCGACGTCCTGCTCACCCCTGCCGGCCCCACCGTTCTGGAAATCAACACCATCCCCGGAATGACGGAAACCAGCCTGCTTCCCAAAGCAGCGGCCGCCATGGGGCTCGATTTTACAGCCCTTTGCTGCAGAATAGCGGAACGATCACTCAACTCCCGAACTGCCCGCGCATGAACACACGACGCAATACTCGAGGGAACAGACGCAAAGGAGTCGGCCCCGCGCGCCGTCAGCACCTCCTCGAGGTGAATGTGCGAACGGCCAGCATGAAACGTCAGCATCGCGGCAAGGCGAGAGGCTTCCTTTGGAAAGCATTCTTCATCGTGATCGTGGCCGTCCTGCTGGCCGTCGGAGCGCGGATGGCCTGCGGGAAATTCTTTTTCAAGAACCCCGAATATAATCTTAAGCACCTCGTCACCCATCTTAACGGGGTTCTGACCCTGGAGGAGTTGGTGAACCTGACTGGCTTCACCGAGGGGAAGAACATCTTCGGCCTCGACCTTGAGCAGGCGAACCAGAAACTGACTGCCCTTCCCGAGGTCCGCTCCGTGAGCATCGAACGGATGTTGCCCGACACCATCGAAGTGGGGTTGGAGCCGCGGGCTCCCGTTTTTCTGTTTGTTGCCCCGGGAGAGAGCGAAGCGGCCGCCGGTGAATCGTTCATCCCCGGCAAGAGTTTCCTCTGCGATAAGGATGGAGTGATGATGCGTCCCGCTAGACTCGATGACAGATTCCTTGAGCTTCCCGTGCTTCGCGGCGTTTCTCTGGGCAGTGCTCTCCCTGGCAAGAAATTGGAGAGTTCGTCACTCGCCACAGCCCTCCTGTTAAGGCAGGCGCTCTCTGAACTTCCCGAAGAGACTTTTCGGATTAGCTCGATCGATGTTTCCAAGCCCTATGCCGCCGTCGTGACCGATGCCTCGGGTGCGAAATTCACGTTTGGAACTCTTGGAGAGGCCGACATGCCGTCGCAGCTCGATCGTCTTCGCAAGCTGCTCGACCATTGCCAGGAAACCGGCCGCAAGATTCAAACCGCCAACCTCATGGTCAGTCGCAATACGCCCGTCACTTTTGTGCTTACGCCCGAGCAAGGGTCTGACAAAATAGCACCCGTGGCATCCTCCAAAAAAACCCCGAAGCATAACTAGCCCCCGGCAACCAATTTTCCCGCCATGGCCAACGAGCAAATCTTTGTGGGACTCGAGATCGGAACGACGAAGATCAGCGTCATCGTCGCCGAAGCCAGGGCCGATGATCAGATTAGCATTCTCGGAGTGGGGGAGACCCCGTCACGAGGCGTGCGCAAGGGGGAGATCGTCGATATGGAGACGGTCACCGAGTGCGTCCGCGAGGCAATCCTCGACGCCGAGGACAAGACGAATGTTGAAATCGGCAATGTCTGGGTCGCAATCACCGGTTCTCATCTGGCGAGCTTCAATAACCGTGGCTCCCTGGCTCTTCCCGGCGAGAGGCAGATCGAACCCGAGGACCTGGAGGCCGTGGAGGTGAATGCGAAGGAGGTCGCCATACCGACACCGAACACCTTTCTCCACACCATTCTGCAAGCCTACCACGTCGACGGAAACCAGAACATCATCGATCCCCT
Protein-coding sequences here:
- a CDS encoding FtsQ-type POTRA domain-containing protein, with product MNTRRNTRGNRRKGVGPARRQHLLEVNVRTASMKRQHRGKARGFLWKAFFIVIVAVLLAVGARMACGKFFFKNPEYNLKHLVTHLNGVLTLEELVNLTGFTEGKNIFGLDLEQANQKLTALPEVRSVSIERMLPDTIEVGLEPRAPVFLFVAPGESEAAAGESFIPGKSFLCDKDGVMMRPARLDDRFLELPVLRGVSLGSALPGKKLESSSLATALLLRQALSELPEETFRISSIDVSKPYAAVVTDASGAKFTFGTLGEADMPSQLDRLRKLLDHCQETGRKIQTANLMVSRNTPVTFVLTPEQGSDKIAPVASSKKTPKHN
- a CDS encoding D-alanine--D-alanine ligase — protein: MTTESSFDPRNRCLVVLKGGPGSEREVSLRSGASVAAALRNAGAHVEEIELAGTEVAIPEGTELVFNLIHGTFGEDGGLQQVLDERGVAYTGEGAEQSRVAFDKILTKQALVKAGVPTPRFEILREGSPPTLPLPIVIKAPRQGSSVGVHLIHEPSGIDQALADCLLHGEEILVEELVTGRELTVGVIGDQVLPVVEIRPNEGFYDYTNKYTKGATEYLVPAPLSSSETEAVQVVALAAVSALGLSVYSRVDVLLTPAGPTVLEINTIPGMTETSLLPKAAAAMGLDFTALCCRIAERSLNSRTARA